A genomic region of Desulfomicrobium macestii contains the following coding sequences:
- a CDS encoding riboflavin synthase: MFTGIIQGLGRVAGMDRSGGETRFKIRPDFTLTDYALGESIAVNGVCLTVETFGTGWFTAYASGETMSVTNLGALGISSVVNIERALAVGDRLGGHIVSGHVDCLAEVLTVRQAGQSRIYRLGFPAPYSAQVIPKGSVALDGISLTVNDCGQGFLEVNIIPATQRETTISDWTQGRRINMETDVIGKYVQRMLDPWSEGRPKGTPSAITPDFLKEHGF, from the coding sequence ATGTTCACAGGAATCATCCAGGGCCTTGGCCGGGTGGCGGGCATGGACCGAAGCGGCGGCGAAACCCGCTTCAAGATCCGCCCGGACTTTACCCTGACCGACTACGCCCTTGGCGAATCCATCGCCGTGAACGGGGTCTGTCTGACCGTGGAAACTTTCGGAACAGGCTGGTTCACGGCCTATGCTTCCGGCGAGACCATGTCCGTGACCAACCTTGGCGCCCTTGGCATCTCCTCGGTGGTCAACATCGAGCGGGCCCTGGCCGTGGGGGACCGCCTTGGCGGACACATCGTCTCCGGCCATGTCGATTGCCTGGCCGAGGTGCTGACCGTCCGGCAGGCAGGCCAGTCCCGGATCTACCGTCTGGGCTTCCCCGCTCCCTACTCGGCCCAGGTCATCCCCAAGGGTTCCGTGGCCCTGGACGGGATCAGCCTGACAGTCAACGATTGCGGTCAGGGTTTTTTGGAAGTAAACATCATCCCGGCCACGCAACGGGAGACAACCATTTCGGACTGGACGCAGGGACGACGGATCAACATGGAGACCGATGTCATCGGCAAGTATGTGCAGCGCATGCTCGATCCTTGGAGCGAAGGTCGCCCCAAGGGAACTCCATCGGCCATCACCCCTGATTTTCTGAAAGAACACGGTTTTTGA
- the ribD gene encoding bifunctional diaminohydroxyphosphoribosylaminopyrimidine deaminase/5-amino-6-(5-phosphoribosylamino)uracil reductase RibD: protein MRDESVFMDRAIRLAEKGRGRTAPNPCVGAVLVRGGEAVAEGWHTACGQPHAEVEALRDARAKGIDPSECTLYVTLEPCNHHGKTPPCTQAILEAGIGEVVIGCTDPNRSVAGGGADRLLDGGVRVRTGLREQECKDLIADFLIWQTTARPYSILKLATTLDGKIATRDGQAAWISGEASRREVHRLRTWCGAVIVGGGTFRADNPMLTCRLPGYDGPQPLAVIVSRELPDPAKGSHLLSARPGQTVFWTTEAQSRSGRAAQLADLGVTVWGLPFLKSEPETLDLGAGLQLLRSDKGCLYTLTEGGGHLAGSMQRQGLVDELRIFQAMKVLGDEEARSAFAGRKALSMQDCWEFRTVEQGFFDTDLYLRLRAKE from the coding sequence ATGCGTGACGAAAGCGTTTTCATGGACCGGGCCATCCGCCTGGCCGAAAAGGGACGTGGGCGCACGGCGCCCAACCCCTGCGTCGGCGCGGTGCTGGTGCGCGGCGGCGAAGCCGTGGCCGAGGGCTGGCACACGGCTTGCGGACAGCCTCATGCCGAGGTCGAGGCCCTGCGCGACGCACGGGCCAAGGGCATTGATCCGAGCGAATGCACCCTCTACGTCACCCTTGAGCCATGCAACCATCACGGCAAGACGCCTCCCTGCACCCAGGCCATCCTGGAAGCCGGAATCGGGGAGGTGGTCATCGGTTGTACCGATCCCAACCGTTCCGTGGCCGGAGGCGGGGCCGATCGTCTGCTGGACGGGGGCGTCAGGGTGCGCACGGGTCTTCGCGAACAGGAATGCAAGGATCTCATCGCCGACTTTCTGATCTGGCAGACCACTGCCCGTCCGTACTCAATTCTCAAGCTGGCCACCACCCTGGACGGCAAGATCGCCACCCGCGACGGCCAAGCGGCCTGGATCTCCGGAGAAGCCTCGCGCCGCGAAGTGCACCGGCTGCGGACCTGGTGCGGAGCGGTCATCGTCGGCGGCGGCACGTTCCGCGCCGACAACCCGATGCTGACCTGCCGGCTGCCCGGATACGATGGCCCGCAGCCCCTGGCCGTGATCGTTTCCCGCGAACTGCCGGACCCGGCAAAAGGCTCTCATCTTCTGTCCGCCCGGCCCGGCCAGACCGTATTCTGGACTACCGAGGCCCAAAGCCGCTCCGGGCGTGCCGCGCAGCTTGCGGACCTTGGCGTCACGGTCTGGGGACTGCCCTTCCTGAAATCCGAGCCCGAGACCCTGGACCTTGGCGCGGGGCTGCAACTGCTGCGCAGTGACAAGGGTTGCCTGTACACCCTGACCGAGGGCGGCGGACACCTGGCCGGATCCATGCAAAGGCAGGGATTGGTCGACGAACTGCGCATCTTTCAGGCCATGAAGGTTCTGGGCGACGAAGAGGCCCGCTCGGCATTTGCCGGACGCAAGGCCCTTTCCATGCAGGACTGCTGGGAATTTCGGACCGTGGAGCAGGGATTTTTCGATACCGATCTCTATCTCAGGCTGCGAGCAAAGGAGTAG
- a CDS encoding deoxycytidylate deaminase gives MDNRIPWPEYFMSIAYLVAERSTCLRRKVGALAVKDKRILATGYNGAPAGLTHCLELGCLREKLGIPSGQRHELCRALHAEQNVIIQAAIHGVSIEGADIFCTTQPCILCAKMLINCRVRAIYFAEGYPDEMSREMLDEAKIPYSRLEKPADA, from the coding sequence ATGGACAACCGCATCCCCTGGCCGGAATATTTCATGAGCATCGCCTACCTGGTGGCCGAACGCTCCACCTGTCTGCGGCGAAAAGTCGGGGCCCTGGCCGTCAAGGACAAGCGCATCCTGGCCACGGGCTACAACGGTGCGCCTGCCGGACTGACCCATTGCCTTGAACTCGGCTGCCTGCGCGAAAAGCTCGGCATCCCCTCCGGCCAGCGCCACGAACTCTGCCGCGCCCTACATGCCGAACAGAACGTCATCATCCAGGCCGCCATCCACGGGGTAAGCATCGAGGGCGCAGACATCTTCTGCACCACCCAGCCGTGCATCCTCTGCGCAAAAATGCTCATCAACTGCCGGGTGCGAGCCATTTACTTCGCCGAAGGCTACCCCGACGAAATGTCCCGGGAGATGCTGGACGAAGCTAAAATCCCATATTCCCGGCTGGAGAAGCCCGCCGATGCGTGA
- the glyA gene encoding serine hydroxymethyltransferase, with protein sequence MDELTRQDPQIAKAIQLETNRQITKLELIASENFTSLAVRAAMGSVMTHKYAEGYPGKRYYGGCEFVDMAENLAMERARQLFGAEYANVQPHSGSQANMGAYFAVIEPGDTILGMNLSHGGHLTHGSPVNFSGRLFKTAFYGVEKETGQINYDEIEALAKEHQPKLIIAGASAYPRTLDFARFRAIADSVGAKLLVDMAHIAGLVATDLHPSPIKHAHYTTTTTHKTLRGPRGGMILSSEEFGKTLNSQIFPGIQGGPLMHVIAAKAVAFAEALRPEFKEYQQQVLDNAATLAKELTDAGYHLVSGGTDNHLMLVDLTAQDITGKDAEIGLDKGGITVNKNTVPFETRSPFVTSGVRLGTPALTTRGMKSDDMRKVAKWIVAILENLDNESRLTEIRLDVEKFAGQFPLFAW encoded by the coding sequence ATGGACGAACTCACCCGCCAGGATCCGCAGATAGCCAAGGCTATCCAGCTGGAGACCAACCGCCAGATCACCAAACTCGAGCTCATCGCCTCGGAGAACTTCACCTCTCTTGCGGTTCGCGCCGCCATGGGCAGCGTCATGACCCACAAGTACGCCGAAGGCTATCCGGGCAAGCGCTATTACGGCGGATGCGAGTTCGTGGACATGGCCGAAAACCTGGCCATGGAGCGTGCCCGTCAGCTTTTCGGAGCCGAGTACGCCAACGTCCAGCCCCATTCGGGCTCCCAGGCCAACATGGGCGCGTATTTTGCCGTCATCGAACCGGGCGACACCATCCTTGGCATGAACCTGTCCCACGGCGGTCACCTGACTCACGGTAGCCCGGTCAATTTTTCGGGCCGCCTGTTCAAGACCGCCTTCTACGGCGTGGAAAAGGAAACCGGCCAGATCAACTATGACGAAATCGAAGCCCTGGCCAAGGAACATCAGCCCAAGCTGATCATCGCCGGTGCCAGCGCCTACCCGCGCACCCTCGACTTCGCCCGCTTTCGGGCCATCGCCGACAGCGTCGGAGCCAAGCTGCTGGTCGACATGGCTCACATCGCGGGGCTCGTGGCCACGGATCTGCACCCCTCGCCCATCAAGCACGCCCACTACACCACGACGACCACGCACAAGACCCTGCGCGGGCCTCGCGGCGGCATGATTTTAAGCTCCGAGGAATTCGGCAAGACCCTCAACTCCCAGATCTTCCCCGGCATCCAGGGCGGACCGCTCATGCACGTCATCGCGGCCAAGGCCGTGGCCTTCGCTGAGGCCCTGCGCCCCGAGTTCAAGGAATATCAGCAGCAGGTTCTCGACAACGCCGCCACCCTGGCCAAGGAATTGACCGACGCGGGATACCACCTTGTCTCCGGCGGAACGGACAACCACCTCATGCTGGTGGACCTGACCGCCCAGGACATCACCGGCAAGGACGCCGAGATCGGCCTCGACAAGGGCGGCATCACCGTCAACAAGAACACCGTGCCCTTCGAGACCCGCTCGCCCTTCGTCACCTCCGGGGTGCGTCTTGGCACACCGGCCTTGACCACGCGCGGCATGAAGAGCGACGACATGCGCAAGGTGGCCAAATGGATTGTCGCCATCCTCGAGAATCTGGACAACGAGTCCAGACTGACCGAGATCCGGCTTGACGTGGAGAAATTCGCGGGCCAGTTCCCGCTTTTCGCCTGGTAG
- the fabF gene encoding beta-ketoacyl-ACP synthase II, producing MIGKRVVVTGLAAMTPIGNSLEESWTNLVGGVCGIGPITLFDCSEFDTKIAGELKNFDPTNYVGVKDAKRMDRFVQIAVAAGKQLMEDCAMVMDETMAPEVGVLLGCGLGGLSTIEDFHSKLLKSGPGRISPFYIPMLIANMASGQISIHTGAKGPNLVTTSACASATHAIGYAYSDIKLGRVKACITGGVESTITPMGVSGFTAMKALSTRNDEPLKASRPFDADRTGFVIGEGAGLLMLEELEHAKARGAKIYAEVVGYGASGDAYHIAAPEESGTGMAQAMKCALRDAELAPEQITFVNAHGTSTKLNDKTETKAIKAVFGAHAYKMPITANKSMIGHLLGAAGGAEAVFTAMSLTTGIIPGTINQDTPDPDCDLDYTPGASREMDLEYGISNSFGFGGTNASVILRSFK from the coding sequence ATGATTGGAAAACGCGTTGTCGTTACAGGCCTTGCGGCCATGACCCCCATTGGCAATTCCCTTGAAGAGAGCTGGACCAACCTTGTCGGCGGAGTCTGCGGCATTGGTCCCATCACTCTCTTTGACTGTTCCGAGTTCGACACGAAGATCGCAGGGGAACTGAAAAATTTCGATCCGACGAATTATGTCGGGGTCAAGGATGCCAAGCGCATGGACCGTTTTGTCCAGATCGCCGTGGCTGCCGGCAAGCAACTCATGGAAGACTGCGCCATGGTCATGGATGAAACCATGGCCCCCGAAGTGGGCGTGCTCCTGGGCTGCGGACTCGGCGGTTTGTCCACCATCGAGGACTTCCACAGCAAGCTGCTCAAATCCGGTCCGGGCAGGATTTCCCCCTTCTACATACCCATGCTCATCGCGAACATGGCTTCGGGGCAGATCTCCATCCACACCGGCGCCAAGGGCCCGAACCTGGTCACTACCTCGGCCTGCGCCTCGGCCACGCACGCCATCGGCTATGCGTATTCCGACATCAAGCTTGGCCGGGTCAAGGCCTGCATCACCGGCGGCGTGGAGTCGACGATCACGCCCATGGGCGTGTCCGGTTTCACGGCCATGAAGGCCCTGTCCACCCGCAACGACGAACCGCTAAAGGCCAGCCGTCCCTTTGACGCCGACCGGACCGGATTCGTCATCGGCGAGGGTGCGGGCCTGCTCATGCTTGAAGAGCTTGAACACGCCAAGGCGCGCGGAGCCAAAATCTACGCAGAGGTAGTCGGCTACGGGGCTTCCGGAGACGCATACCACATCGCCGCTCCCGAAGAGTCCGGCACGGGCATGGCCCAGGCCATGAAGTGCGCCCTGCGGGATGCCGAACTGGCACCGGAACAGATCACCTTCGTCAATGCGCACGGCACATCGACCAAGCTCAACGACAAGACCGAAACCAAGGCCATCAAGGCCGTCTTCGGCGCTCACGCCTACAAGATGCCCATCACCGCCAACAAGAGCATGATCGGGCACCTGCTTGGCGCTGCCGGCGGTGCCGAGGCAGTATTCACGGCCATGAGCCTGACCACGGGCATTATTCCCGGGACAATCAATCAGGACACCCCGGACCCGGACTGCGACCTGGATTACACGCCGGGCGCCAGCAGGGAAATGGACCTGGAATACGGCATCAGCAACTCGTTTGGATTCGGCGGCACCAATGCCTCCGTTATCCTGCGCAGTTTCAAATAA
- the acpP gene encoding acyl carrier protein, with protein sequence MSIEEKVKELVVEQLGVSAEEVKLESSFVESLGADSLDLTELIMAMEEEFDIEIDDEDAQKIATVQDAINYIKSKS encoded by the coding sequence ATGTCTATTGAAGAAAAAGTCAAAGAACTGGTGGTCGAACAGCTGGGCGTTTCCGCGGAAGAAGTAAAGCTTGAGTCCTCCTTTGTGGAGTCCCTGGGCGCCGATTCCCTGGACCTGACCGAACTGATCATGGCCATGGAAGAAGAATTCGACATCGAAATCGATGACGAAGACGCACAGAAGATCGCCACCGTCCAGGACGCCATCAACTATATCAAGTCCAAGTCCTAG
- the fabG gene encoding 3-oxoacyl-[acyl-carrier-protein] reductase, with amino-acid sequence MSELVRTALVTGGTRGIGKAIVKKLAGLGYQVYFTYVSRPELAEAVCAEIAAAGGAARGFQLDASDWDAVADFFAAQIKDKVSLELLVNNAGITKDGLIMRMKREQWEQVIQINLTGAFVCLQQAAKIMLKQRKGRIVNISSVVGQMGNAGQANYCASKAGLIGLTKAAALELGSRGITVNAIAPGFIETDMTETLPQDVREKYLERIPLGCLGSAQTIADAVAYLASDQAEYITGQVLGINGGMYL; translated from the coding sequence ATGAGCGAACTGGTCAGGACCGCCTTGGTCACCGGCGGCACAAGAGGGATCGGCAAGGCGATCGTAAAAAAACTTGCAGGCTTGGGGTACCAGGTTTATTTCACCTACGTAAGCAGACCGGAACTGGCTGAAGCAGTGTGCGCCGAAATCGCGGCCGCTGGCGGCGCGGCCCGGGGCTTTCAACTCGACGCCAGCGACTGGGACGCCGTGGCCGATTTTTTTGCCGCGCAGATCAAGGACAAGGTCAGCCTTGAACTCCTGGTCAACAATGCCGGCATCACCAAGGATGGCCTGATCATGCGCATGAAGCGCGAGCAGTGGGAACAGGTGATCCAGATCAACCTGACCGGAGCCTTCGTCTGCCTGCAACAGGCAGCCAAGATCATGCTTAAGCAGCGAAAAGGGCGCATCGTCAATATTTCCTCCGTCGTGGGGCAGATGGGCAATGCCGGACAAGCCAACTACTGCGCGTCCAAGGCCGGCCTCATCGGGCTGACCAAGGCCGCCGCACTTGAGCTTGGCTCGCGCGGCATCACCGTCAACGCCATCGCGCCGGGGTTCATCGAGACCGACATGACTGAAACTCTCCCCCAGGACGTGCGGGAAAAATATCTCGAACGCATTCCTCTGGGATGCCTCGGTTCGGCGCAAACCATCGCCGACGCCGTGGCCTATCTGGCATCCGACCAGGCTGAATACATCACCGGTCAGGTGCTCGGAATCAATGGCGGCATGTATCTGTAG
- a CDS encoding beta-ketoacyl-ACP synthase III, whose product MSSPCFISGLGLHLPRTLVTNSDLEHIVDTSDEWIRTRTGIATRHFAQADEPCSVLAYHAACNALENAGMTAQDLTHIFVGTFSGDYNLPSTACLLQDMLGLKGIPAFDLAAACSGFLYCLETARAYTCMYPDAKILIVGSEVTTSRLNFEDRTTCVLFGDGAGAAIVTGQANPGRVKVIDAMLKADGSVGSLLTVHGGGSACKPVLGQTIGPEYFVEMNGRDVFKHAVRCMVEISANLLEKNGLTTDDIDLIIPHQANIRIIEAIGKKLNVDSEKIYVNVDRIGNTSAASIPIALTEAVASGRIQPGMKVLLTAFGGGFTWASALLQF is encoded by the coding sequence ATGTCTTCACCGTGCTTCATTTCGGGACTGGGCTTGCACCTGCCCCGGACACTCGTAACGAATTCTGATCTGGAACATATCGTCGACACTTCCGACGAATGGATTCGCACGCGCACCGGCATCGCAACCAGACATTTCGCCCAGGCCGACGAGCCCTGCTCCGTCCTGGCCTACCATGCCGCATGCAATGCCCTGGAAAACGCGGGAATGACCGCCCAGGACCTCACGCATATTTTTGTGGGTACATTTTCCGGAGACTACAACCTGCCCAGCACTGCCTGCCTGCTGCAAGACATGCTGGGTCTCAAGGGCATCCCGGCCTTCGATCTGGCCGCGGCCTGCTCCGGCTTTCTGTATTGCCTGGAGACTGCCCGGGCCTACACCTGCATGTACCCGGACGCCAAGATCCTGATCGTCGGCAGTGAAGTGACCACCTCGCGCCTCAACTTCGAGGACCGCACCACCTGCGTGCTCTTCGGGGACGGGGCGGGCGCGGCCATCGTCACCGGGCAGGCAAACCCCGGACGCGTCAAGGTCATCGACGCCATGCTCAAGGCCGACGGCTCCGTGGGCAGCCTCCTGACCGTCCACGGTGGCGGCTCGGCGTGCAAACCGGTCCTTGGCCAGACCATCGGACCGGAATATTTTGTAGAAATGAACGGACGCGACGTCTTCAAGCACGCCGTACGCTGCATGGTGGAAATTTCCGCGAATCTGCTCGAGAAAAACGGGCTGACCACGGACGACATCGACCTCATCATCCCCCACCAGGCCAATATCCGGATCATCGAAGCCATCGGAAAAAAATTGAACGTGGACTCGGAAAAAATCTACGTCAATGTCGACCGGATCGGAAACACTTCCGCAGCTTCCATACCCATCGCCCTGACCGAAGCCGTGGCCAGCGGCCGCATCCAGCCCGGCATGAAAGTCCTGCTCACGGCCTTTGGCGGCGGATTTACCTGGGCATCGGCCTTGTTGCAATTTTAG
- the plsX gene encoding phosphate acyltransferase PlsX, translating into MPKDICLAVDAMGGDFGPEINIPGSLAAARETGVRLILVGDEPSIRKELDRHAHADVRFEIVHTTQVAGMAEKPSDVLRRKKDSSMQVAFRLVREGRAHGVVTAGNSGAALACGMFILGRISGVDRPALASIMPTLKKPIVLIDVGANADCKPYNLVQFGLMAEVLARCVLDIPSPKVGILSIGEEEGKGNSLTKDAFTLLKGSSLNFVGNVEGRDVFTGETDVIVCDGFVGNVALKLSEGLGSALASMLKTELKKSIWSRLGTLIALPAFKRFAKKIDYAEYGGAPILGLNGIAIVCHGKSNARAITTALQQAAIFVEKKANDYLVEGLHANTELSLFSRTGKASALKQEASGL; encoded by the coding sequence ATGCCTAAAGACATCTGTCTCGCCGTGGACGCCATGGGGGGAGACTTCGGCCCGGAAATAAACATTCCGGGCTCCCTCGCGGCTGCCCGTGAGACTGGGGTCAGGCTCATCCTTGTGGGCGACGAACCGTCCATCCGCAAGGAATTGGACAGGCACGCCCATGCGGACGTGCGTTTCGAAATCGTGCACACCACCCAGGTGGCCGGCATGGCAGAAAAGCCCTCTGATGTGCTCAGGCGCAAGAAGGACAGCTCCATGCAGGTGGCCTTTCGCCTTGTGCGTGAAGGCCGGGCCCATGGAGTGGTCACTGCCGGAAACTCCGGAGCGGCCCTGGCCTGCGGAATGTTCATCCTCGGGCGCATAAGCGGCGTGGACAGACCGGCGCTGGCCTCCATCATGCCAACCCTCAAAAAACCCATCGTGCTCATTGACGTGGGCGCCAACGCGGACTGCAAGCCGTACAATCTGGTCCAGTTCGGCCTCATGGCCGAAGTGCTGGCCCGTTGCGTGCTGGACATACCCAGTCCGAAAGTCGGCATCTTGAGCATCGGAGAGGAAGAAGGCAAAGGCAACAGCCTGACCAAGGACGCCTTTACCTTGCTGAAGGGCTCCTCTCTCAATTTTGTCGGCAACGTCGAGGGCCGTGACGTCTTCACCGGCGAGACCGATGTCATCGTCTGCGACGGTTTCGTCGGCAACGTGGCCCTGAAGCTGAGCGAAGGACTGGGCTCGGCCTTGGCTTCCATGCTCAAGACTGAGCTCAAGAAGTCAATCTGGTCGCGTCTTGGAACGCTCATCGCACTGCCCGCCTTCAAACGTTTCGCCAAAAAAATCGACTACGCCGAATACGGCGGCGCGCCCATACTTGGCCTGAACGGCATCGCCATTGTCTGCCACGGCAAATCCAACGCGCGGGCCATCACCACCGCACTGCAACAAGCCGCCATTTTCGTCGAAAAAAAGGCCAACGACTACCTCGTGGAGGGCCTGCACGCCAACACGGAACTGAGCCTATTCTCCCGGACCGGCAAGGCCTCCGCTCTCAAGCAGGAAGCCTCGGGCCTTTAG
- the rpmF gene encoding 50S ribosomal protein L32, with protein MPLPKKKTSKSRRNMRRSHDHVAIPNVVYCECGEASLSHCICPGCGKYKGRQYTKAADA; from the coding sequence ATGCCATTGCCCAAGAAGAAAACATCCAAGTCCAGAAGAAACATGCGTCGTTCCCATGACCACGTCGCCATCCCCAACGTCGTGTACTGCGAATGCGGCGAAGCCAGCCTGTCCCACTGCATCTGCCCCGGTTGCGGCAAATACAAGGGACGCCAGTACACCAAGGCTGCAGATGCCTAA
- a CDS encoding YceD family protein, translating to MVEHWIGLTNLPAQGREFSFDDQDVWRELWQEFHYDMEVVTPLSATLSIVPQPDGYLIQGHIGGTVRTVCHRCLEDAEVVIDHDFDTFEAHEDVDLIDDEPSHLRNIDTGWELDATGLLWEEFLLALPEKILCADTCLGLCPQCGKNRNLESCACSNPDSQSPLARALQGLKIKTN from the coding sequence ATGGTTGAACATTGGATTGGACTGACGAATCTCCCGGCACAAGGTCGGGAATTTTCATTTGACGACCAGGACGTCTGGCGTGAGCTCTGGCAGGAGTTCCACTATGACATGGAAGTCGTCACGCCTCTCTCGGCCACGCTGAGCATCGTCCCCCAGCCGGACGGATACCTGATTCAGGGCCATATCGGCGGCACCGTCAGAACCGTGTGTCACCGATGCCTTGAAGATGCCGAAGTGGTCATCGATCACGACTTCGACACCTTTGAAGCCCACGAGGACGTGGACCTGATCGATGACGAGCCCAGCCACCTGCGCAACATCGACACAGGCTGGGAGTTGGACGCGACGGGCCTTTTGTGGGAAGAATTCCTGCTGGCCCTGCCCGAAAAAATACTTTGCGCCGACACGTGTTTGGGGCTATGCCCGCAATGCGGAAAAAACAGGAACCTGGAATCATGCGCCTGCAGCAACCCGGACAGCCAATCGCCCTTGGCCAGAGCGTTGCAAGGCCTTAAAATCAAAACCAATTAG
- the rpmB gene encoding 50S ribosomal protein L28, with amino-acid sequence MSKVCDICGKGPQVGNNVSHANNKTKRRFMPNLQSVRAQLKSGEVKRMKVCTQCIRSGAVNKPAVN; translated from the coding sequence ATGTCAAAAGTTTGCGATATTTGCGGGAAGGGCCCTCAGGTCGGCAACAATGTCAGCCATGCCAACAACAAGACCAAGCGGCGCTTCATGCCCAATCTTCAGTCTGTCCGCGCTCAGCTGAAGTCCGGCGAAGTGAAGCGGATGAAGGTCTGCACCCAGTGCATTCGTTCCGGTGCCGTGAACAAGCCTGCAGTCAACTAG
- a CDS encoding superoxide dismutase: MIFVLPDLPYAKDALSPCISAKTFDFHHGKHHQLYIDNTNKLIAGTDFEGQTLREIVMATAGDPSKAGIFNNAAQVWNHSFYWRCMKAGGGGAPTGAVATGIDKAFGNYENFAKAFKEAGMTQFGSGWAWLVEKDGKLEIMKTGNADTPMVHGAKALLTADVWEHAYYLDYQNRRADYLQDFLDKLVNWEFVNQQLAK, translated from the coding sequence ATGATCTTCGTGCTCCCGGATCTCCCCTACGCCAAGGACGCTTTAAGCCCGTGCATCAGCGCCAAGACCTTTGACTTTCATCATGGCAAACACCATCAGCTCTACATCGACAACACCAACAAGCTGATCGCGGGCACGGATTTCGAAGGACAGACGCTGCGGGAAATTGTCATGGCCACGGCGGGCGATCCCTCCAAGGCAGGCATTTTCAACAACGCGGCCCAAGTCTGGAACCACTCTTTCTACTGGCGCTGCATGAAGGCCGGCGGTGGCGGAGCACCCACCGGAGCCGTGGCGACAGGCATCGACAAGGCATTCGGCAACTACGAAAATTTCGCCAAGGCCTTCAAGGAAGCCGGTATGACCCAGTTTGGAAGCGGATGGGCCTGGCTGGTGGAAAAGGATGGGAAGCTCGAGATCATGAAGACCGGCAACGCCGACACGCCCATGGTGCATGGCGCCAAGGCCCTGCTCACCGCCGATGTCTGGGAGCACGCATACTACCTTGATTACCAGAACCGACGGGCCGATTATCTGCAGGATTTTCTGGACAAGCTGGTCAACTGGGAGTTTGTCAACCAACAGTTGGCCAAGTAG